A section of the Castanea sativa cultivar Marrone di Chiusa Pesio chromosome 12, ASM4071231v1 genome encodes:
- the LOC142620768 gene encoding receptor like protein 22-like has protein sequence MGLSLSFVMFMQFLFLLSLLSLVSAGSFSSTQPLCHDDESFALLQFKESLIINQSTSAYSKISSWMAQSSDCCTWDGIQCDENTGHVISLDLSNSSLYGSINSNSSLFQLVHLQKLNLSINNFNHSEIPVGVRRLSKLTHLDLYFSGFSGKIPSEILQLSKLVSLNLALNPLKLHKPGLRSIAEKLTNLEELILSEVDISSTIPSILANLSSLTTIFLIDCGLHGPIPTSISSLLNLHILNLYSNNLSGTIEFDLFRKLNNLSYLDLSFNNLSLVIDPSTDSTFQKFKVLGLGSCNLSDFPEFLGNQDQLEVLVLSSNKIHGQIPKWISNLSKDTPVILEMSDNLLTGFDQISDALPWTNLQVLYLSNNKLQGSLPIPPPSIFYYSVFNNMLSGNISQMICKLISLSYLDFSYNNLSGFLPQCLGDLRNLSILNLQNNNFHGRIPQIFMEGCKLRMMSLNQNRFQGALPRSLTSCTMLEILDIGNNYISDIFPSWLGILPELRVLILQSNGFHGSIGKPETNSRFPKLHVIDLSNNYITGKLPYEYFQIWKAMQILDVSGLAYMHTTQVLQRNGWIYSYHYPMILTNRGIKTKYWRIQDFFVAIDLSSNNFEGEIPKVVGNLNALYMLNLSNNVLTGFIPSSLSTLTNLEVLDLSQNMLVGEIPPQLVELTFLSFLNVSYNNLTGPIPQGKQFLTFQNNSFDGNVELCGSPLSKRCASSEDSPTPPSNFEANQGFEFSFEFGWKVVAMGYGCGFIVGVFVGQIIIKRKSSWFIKFFAIGHPTGRRVKRRRH, from the coding sequence TGTGATGAAAACACGGGTCATGTGATCAGCCTTGACCTCAGTAACAGTTCTCTTTATGGTTCTATCAACTCCAATAGCAGCCTCTTCCAGCTTGTTCACCTTCAAAAGCTTAATCTCTCCATCAACAACTTCAATCACTCTGAAATCCCCGTTGGAGTAAGGCGGCTTTCAAAGCTTACTCACCTTGACCTCTATTTTTCTGGATTTTCAGGTAAGATCCCATCAGAAATTTTACAACTCTCTAAGTTGGTTTCCCTAAACCTCGCTCTGAATCCGTTGAAGCTCCACAAGCCTGGTCTCAGAAGTATAGCTGAGAAGTTAACAAACTTGGAAGAACTAATTCTGAGTGAGGTGGACATATCGTCCACTATACCCAGTATCTTGGCAAACTTATCTTCTTTAACAACTATTTTTCTTATTGATTGTGGTTTGCATGGTCCAATTCCAACATCTATTTCCAGCCTTTTGAAtcttcatattttaaatttgtattcAAATAACTTGAGTGGCACAATAGAATTTGACTTGTTTCGAAAGCTCAATAACCTCTCCTACCTCGATTTATCTTTTAACAATCTTTCATTGGTTATTGATCCTAGTACCGATTCTACCTTTCAAAAATTTAAGGTATTAGGACTGGGGTCCTGTAACTTAAGTGACTTCCCAGAGTTCCTTGGAAACCAAGATCAGTTGGAAGTTTTGGTCCTTTCTAGCAACAAAATTCATGGCCAAATACCGAAATGGATCTCAAACTTGAGTAAAGACACTCCTGTGATTTTAGAGATGTCTGACAACCTACTCACAGGTTTTGATCAAATCTCAGATGCTCTCCCTTGGACCAATCTACAAGTTTTGTACCTTTCAAACAACAAGCTTCAAGGGTCACTGCCAATTCCACCTCCATCCATCTTTTATTATTCTGTCTTTAACAACATGTTGAGTGGAAACATCTCTCAAATGATTTGTAAATTGATTTCTCTTTCTTATCTTGATTTTTCATACAACAACTTGAGTGGCTTCCTTCCCCAATGTTTAGGGGACTTGAGAAACCTTTCTATTCTTAATCTTCAGAACAACAACTTCCATGGCCGCATTCCTCAAATATTCATGGAAGGATGCAAATTAAGGATGATGAGTTTGAATCAAAATCGTTTCCAAGGGGCTTTACCAAGGTCACTGACTAGTTGTACTATGTTGGAAATTCTTGATATTGGAAACAATTATATAAGTGATATTTTCCCCTCTTGGTTAGGCATTCTTCCAGAGTTGAGGGTTCTTATTTTGCAATCGAATGGATTCCATGGTTCTATTGGAAAACCTGAAACAAATTCTAGGTTCCCAAAGTTACATGTCATTGACCTCTCTAACAATTATATTACTGGTAAGCTGCCATATGAATATTTCCAAATTTGGAAAGCCATGCAAATCCTTGATGTAAGTGGCCTAGCATATATGCATACAACTCAAGTTCTCCAAAGAAATGGCTGGATTTACTCCTACCATTACCCAATGATATTGACAAACAGAGGCATAAAGACAAAATATTGGAGAATCCAAGATTTCTTTGTGGCCATTGATCTATCAAGCAACAATTTTGAAGGAGAAATTCCAAAAGTTGTGGGAAATCTAAATGCGCTTTACATGCTTAACCTTTCCAACAATGTTCTTACTGGTTTTATTCCATCGTCTTTGTCAACCTTAACAAACCTAGAAGTACTGGATCTTTCTCAAAATATGCTAGTTGGAGAGATTCCTCCACAATTGGTGGAGCtcacctttctttctttcttgaatgTGTCTTATAATAATCTTACTGGACCTATACCACAAGGGAAACAATTTCTCACATTTCAAAACAATTCATTTGATGGAAATGTAGAATTGTGTGGAAGCCCATTGTCCAAAAGATGTGCCAGTTCGGAGGACTCACCAACCCCACCTTCAAATTTTGAAGCAAACCAAGGCTTCGAGTTTTCATTTGAGTTTGGCTGGAAGGTAGTTGCGATGGGATATGGATGTGGATTTATAGTTGGAGTTTTTGTTGGACAAATTATAATCAAAAGGAAGAGCAGTTGGTTTATTAAGTTTTTTGCAATTGGCCATCCAACAGGAAGAAGGGTGAAGCGGAGGAGACATTAA